From Endozoicomonas sp. 8E, the proteins below share one genomic window:
- the ilvN gene encoding acetolactate synthase small subunit, whose translation MRRIISVLVENEPGALSRIVGLFSQRNYNIETLTVAPTEDATLSRLTVTTSGNPQVIEQITKQLNKLIDVVKLVDLTEGHHVERELMLIKVRASGPLRAEVKRTADIFRGQIVDVTSSVYTIQLAGTQDKLDGFIAAIGQAQVLEVVRSGTTGIARGEKVLSL comes from the coding sequence ATGAGACGGATTATCTCTGTGCTGGTCGAAAACGAACCGGGTGCTCTGTCACGTATTGTCGGGTTGTTTTCCCAGCGTAACTACAACATTGAAACCCTCACCGTTGCACCTACGGAAGATGCGACACTGTCTCGTCTGACAGTGACCACCTCCGGTAATCCACAGGTGATTGAGCAGATTACCAAGCAGCTGAACAAGCTGATTGATGTGGTCAAGCTGGTGGACCTGACCGAAGGTCATCATGTTGAACGTGAGCTGATGCTGATCAAGGTTCGTGCAAGCGGTCCGCTGAGAGCTGAAGTGAAACGCACAGCGGATATCTTCAGAGGTCAGATAGTCGATGTCACCAGCTCGGTTTATACCATTCAGCTGGCCGGAACCCAGGACAAACTGGATGGCTTTATTGCCGCCATTGGTCAGGCCCAGGTGCTGGAAGTGGTTCGCAGTGGTACTACGGGCATTGCCCGTGGCGAGAAAGTTTTGAGTTTGTAA
- a CDS encoding RNA-guided endonuclease TnpB family protein: MLLAHKIELRPTKQQADYLDRACGSRRHAFNQLLAHFNQEGVKWSKKAANEKYQELRLEFPWYAEVSQRVTRNTIDDLHDAFTHFFRRVKKGEKAGYPRFKKRGLHDSFSLREKPKFDVDGRTLRIEKLKTRIKMRQELRFTGTPCQVTISKRAEKYFASILVDTQDYDPKAQSNESVGVDFGIKDLAICSNGKTFAANQKLKGSLKRLNRKQRALSRKTKGSNRYVKAKRAVAKLHYRISNQRSAVLHEVSDYLTSRFKIITLENLNVKGMVKNRKLARAISDAGFGKLRELVEYKAELRGCQVVIADRFFPSSKKCAVHTCDYVNDNLTLSDREWRCPKCKTLHDRDYSASFNLDNYGRDTLQLDGVAQTLNPTQEWS, encoded by the coding sequence ATGTTGTTAGCTCACAAGATTGAACTCAGACCGACAAAACAACAAGCCGATTATCTTGATAGGGCTTGTGGTTCTCGTCGTCATGCGTTCAATCAACTGTTAGCCCATTTCAATCAAGAAGGCGTTAAATGGTCAAAGAAGGCTGCCAATGAAAAATACCAAGAACTCAGGCTTGAGTTTCCCTGGTATGCCGAAGTCAGCCAACGTGTCACCAGGAACACAATCGACGATCTTCATGACGCCTTTACTCACTTCTTTCGTCGGGTGAAGAAAGGAGAAAAAGCAGGTTATCCAAGATTCAAGAAGCGAGGACTACACGACAGTTTTTCTCTCAGAGAAAAACCCAAGTTTGATGTTGATGGCAGAACACTTCGCATTGAGAAACTGAAAACCCGCATCAAGATGCGCCAAGAGCTGAGATTCACAGGAACACCCTGTCAGGTGACGATCAGTAAGCGAGCCGAAAAGTATTTCGCTTCTATTTTGGTAGACACTCAGGATTACGACCCAAAAGCACAAAGCAATGAGTCTGTAGGCGTTGATTTTGGCATCAAAGATTTAGCTATTTGCTCGAATGGCAAAACCTTTGCTGCTAATCAGAAACTGAAAGGCTCTCTGAAACGCCTTAACAGGAAACAGAGAGCGTTAAGCCGCAAAACAAAGGGAAGCAACCGCTATGTGAAAGCCAAGCGAGCGGTTGCCAAACTGCATTACCGGATAAGTAACCAGCGATCAGCCGTACTACATGAGGTAAGTGATTATCTGACGTCAAGATTCAAAATAATCACCCTCGAAAATCTGAATGTCAAAGGCATGGTAAAAAACCGCAAACTGGCAAGAGCAATCAGTGACGCAGGTTTCGGTAAGCTGAGAGAACTGGTTGAATACAAGGCAGAGCTGAGAGGATGCCAGGTTGTGATTGCAGATCGGTTCTTTCCCAGCTCGAAGAAATGTGCGGTTCATACTTGCGACTACGTAAATGACAATCTTACTTTGTCTGATCGTGAGTGGCGGTGTCCAAAATGTAAAACTCTGCATGATAGGGATTACAGTGCGAGTTTTAACCTTGATAATTATGGTCGAGACACGTTACAGCTCGACGGGGTCGCCCAGACCCTAAACCCTACGCAAGAGTGGAGTTAG